The nucleotide window CCCCGTACCTGTCGTTGGTGCGCGTCTTGACCTCGCAGAACACCAGGACATCCCCCTCCTCGGCGATGATGTCGATCTCACCGTGATGGAACCTGTAGTTCATCTCCAGGATCCTGAAGCCTTCACGGACGAGGAATGCACGGGCGAGTTGCTCTCCATACCCCCCCGGACCATTCACGCTGCGCCGTCCCCTTCCACGATCGTGACCTCTTCCTGTGACCGGACGCCGGCCAGGATCCCGGACAGAAATGTGATCCGGTGGATCGCGCACGGGCCGTGCGCAAGGATCGCCGCGCGGTGCTGCGCCGTGCCGTACCCTTTGTGCCGCGCGAATCCATAGGCCGGATACAAACGGTCATAGTCGCACAGGAGCCTGTCGCGCGTGACCTTGGCAATGATGGACGCGGCGGCAATGGAGTGCGACAGGGCATCGCCGTCCACGATCGTGGTGAATGGAATGCCCGTGCCCGCGAATCGGTTCCCATCCACGAGGACGTGCCCGGGGTGACGCTCCAGCGCCGCCAGCGCCTGGTGCATCGCGCGGTAGGTCGCTTGCAGGATGTTGATGCTGTCGATCTCTTCATGGCCTACAATACCGGTGCCCGCGGCGACCGCGGAAGCGAGGATCGCGTCGTACAATGCCTCCCGTTTCGCGGCCGTGAGCTTCTTTGAATCATCCACGCCGGGAATGAAGAACCCCTCCGGGCAGGATGACCGCAGCGGCAACGACCGGCCCCGCGAGCGGGCCGCGGCCCGCCTCATCAACGCCCGCCACAAGCTTCACACCTCGTGCATACAGCTCGTTCTCATACTGCAGCGTCGGGCCTGTCCGCTTGCTCTTCTCAGAAGTCACCGATCACCCCCACATGGATCTTCCCCTGGGCGAATGAATCACCTTTGCCGAGGGCGAAACTCACACCCATATTCCCGAGCGGCGTGTCGAACCGCAACCCGAGTCCGTAGCCATAGTGAAAGGCCTCGGTGGAAGGCAGCGCGGTGCGCGTGTCGCCGGG belongs to Ignavibacteriota bacterium and includes:
- a CDS encoding YraN family protein yields the protein MNGPGGYGEQLARAFLVREGFRILEMNYRFHHGEIDIIAEEGDVLVFCEVKTRTNDRYGAPELAVTALKQRQIRKIALGYITVRGLHDRVCRFDVVAIRLYAGEPEIRLLRDAFR